From Bacillota bacterium, one genomic window encodes:
- a CDS encoding ABC transporter, whose amino-acid sequence MAHRRFVTLLRRSVSSLLGVFALGLALALAAAPAGAQESITVEHALGTTVVPYKPQRVVVFDFGVLDTLDALGIEVAGLPKANIPPYLAKYGDAKYANVGTLQEPDYEAIAALKPDLIIISSRTSAHYDGLSRLAPTIYMGVRFDDYFGSVKDNVRTLARLFDVEAAAEAELAKLEAAIERVRAGSGGRSALVLLITGGRASAFGPGSRYGFIHDEFGLTPVDTAIQASTHGQVISWEYVLMRDPDYLFVIDRDAVVAGGAGPSARQVVENELVRLTRAYRNGNIVYLEPSYWYLSGGGLQSLALMIQDIEQALLKTAP is encoded by the coding sequence ATGGCGCACAGGCGGTTTGTGACGCTGCTTCGGCGCAGCGTGTCGTCTCTTCTCGGCGTGTTCGCCCTGGGATTGGCCCTGGCGCTGGCGGCCGCACCGGCCGGCGCGCAGGAGAGCATCACAGTCGAGCATGCGCTCGGCACTACCGTCGTTCCCTACAAGCCGCAGCGCGTCGTCGTCTTCGATTTTGGCGTGCTGGATACGCTGGACGCGTTGGGGATCGAGGTCGCCGGGCTGCCCAAGGCCAACATTCCACCCTATCTCGCCAAGTACGGCGACGCGAAGTACGCCAACGTCGGCACGCTGCAGGAACCGGACTACGAAGCCATCGCCGCTCTCAAGCCCGACCTGATTATCATCTCGAGCCGCACGTCCGCTCACTACGACGGCCTGTCCCGCCTGGCGCCGACGATTTACATGGGCGTCCGCTTCGACGACTACTTCGGCTCGGTCAAAGACAACGTGCGCACGCTGGCTCGCCTTTTCGACGTGGAAGCGGCGGCCGAAGCCGAGCTGGCCAAGCTGGAGGCGGCCATCGAGCGGGTCCGTGCGGGGAGCGGAGGCCGCAGCGCCCTGGTGCTGCTCATCACGGGCGGCCGCGCCAGCGCCTTCGGTCCGGGCTCCCGCTACGGGTTCATCCACGACGAGTTCGGCCTCACGCCCGTGGACACCGCCATCCAAGCGTCCACCCACGGGCAGGTCATCTCGTGGGAGTACGTGCTCATGCGGGATCCGGATTACCTGTTCGTCATCGACCGCGACGCGGTGGTCGCGGGCGGCGCGGGCCCGAGCGCGCGGCAAGTGGTGGAGAACGAGCTGGTGCGCCTGACGCGGGCGTACCGCAACGGCAACATCGTGTACCTGGAGCCCAGCTACTGGTACTTGTCCGGCGGCGGCTTGCAGTCGCTGGCCCTGATGATCCAAGACATCGAGCAGGCTCTGCTGAAGACGGCGCCGTAA
- a CDS encoding SLC13 family permease, which produces MNQDLAVVLGLLAATVVMFAANRPRMDVVALLMMTLLALLGVVPVDEALAGFSDPNVILIAALFVVGEGLVRTGVAQKLGDFIARRAGSDDRRLIALLMLVVAAVGSFMSSTGVVALFIPTALRVARRAGVPPGRLMMPLSVGALISGMMTLIATPPNLIVHGQLQRAGYDGFGFFSFTLFGVPILLAAITYMVAARRWLASEPSRADEALRGRPRVAEWAEEYGLVGREVRLEVAPGSPWAGRRLDELRLRATFGFNVLAIERRRPLGSDIVAPSAATVLQAGDTLFVDFREPARELNELCRRHRLVALPIALEQFADASQTVGMAELMIPATSNLIGKSAVTAGFRTRHQLSVIGIKRGTKPIAGDVQHEPLQLGDTLLVAGPWKAINRLQCNPHELIVLHVPVERDEVVPLPSRAPLAVAVLALVVGLMVSGAVPNVVAGLIGCFLLGLFRCVDLEGAYRAVQWPTVFLIAGMLPFSAALHKTGGVELAAQALGGLVGSASPLAALAAVYLITALFGLFISNTATAVLMAPVAVSLAAELNLPAEACGMAVALASSAAFLTPVSSPVNALVVGPGNYRFMDFVRIGLPLFLLVMALSLALIWLVYL; this is translated from the coding sequence GTGAATCAAGACCTGGCCGTCGTATTGGGCCTGCTGGCCGCGACCGTCGTGATGTTCGCCGCCAACAGGCCACGGATGGACGTCGTGGCCTTGCTCATGATGACGTTGCTGGCGTTGCTGGGAGTCGTCCCCGTCGATGAAGCGCTGGCAGGCTTCAGCGATCCGAACGTGATTCTCATCGCGGCGCTGTTCGTCGTCGGCGAGGGGCTGGTGCGCACAGGCGTCGCGCAGAAGCTGGGCGATTTTATCGCGCGCCGGGCGGGCAGCGACGATCGGCGGCTCATCGCGCTGCTGATGCTGGTCGTCGCGGCCGTCGGCTCCTTCATGAGCTCCACGGGTGTAGTCGCGCTCTTTATTCCTACGGCGCTGCGGGTGGCGCGCCGGGCCGGGGTGCCGCCGGGCCGCCTGATGATGCCGCTCAGCGTCGGCGCGCTCATCAGCGGCATGATGACCCTCATCGCCACGCCGCCCAACCTCATCGTCCACGGCCAGCTGCAGCGGGCCGGTTACGACGGTTTTGGTTTCTTTTCGTTCACGCTGTTCGGCGTGCCCATCTTGCTGGCCGCCATCACTTACATGGTGGCCGCGCGCCGCTGGCTGGCCTCGGAGCCGTCCCGGGCCGACGAGGCGCTGCGCGGCCGGCCGCGGGTGGCGGAGTGGGCCGAAGAGTACGGCTTGGTCGGGCGCGAAGTGCGGCTGGAGGTGGCTCCGGGATCGCCGTGGGCGGGCCGCCGGCTGGATGAGCTGCGGCTGCGGGCCACCTTTGGCTTCAACGTGCTGGCCATCGAGCGCCGGCGGCCCTTAGGGTCCGACATCGTCGCGCCGTCGGCCGCCACGGTGCTTCAGGCAGGCGATACCTTGTTCGTCGACTTCCGCGAGCCGGCCCGGGAGCTGAACGAGTTGTGCCGGCGCCACCGGCTGGTCGCACTGCCCATTGCGCTGGAGCAGTTCGCCGACGCCTCCCAAACCGTCGGCATGGCCGAGCTCATGATTCCCGCCACCTCCAACCTCATCGGCAAGTCGGCGGTGACGGCCGGCTTCCGCACGCGGCACCAGTTGTCGGTCATCGGCATCAAGCGGGGCACAAAGCCCATCGCCGGCGACGTGCAGCATGAGCCGTTGCAGCTGGGCGACACGCTGCTGGTGGCGGGGCCGTGGAAGGCCATCAACCGGCTGCAGTGCAACCCGCACGAGCTCATCGTCTTGCACGTACCGGTCGAGCGCGACGAAGTGGTGCCGCTGCCCTCGCGGGCTCCGCTGGCCGTGGCGGTGCTGGCCCTCGTCGTCGGGCTGATGGTATCGGGCGCGGTGCCCAACGTCGTGGCGGGGCTGATTGGTTGTTTCTTGCTCGGCCTCTTTCGTTGCGTGGACCTCGAGGGAGCCTATCGCGCCGTTCAGTGGCCGACCGTGTTCCTGATCGCCGGCATGCTGCCGTTTTCGGCCGCGCTGCACAAGACCGGCGGCGTGGAGCTGGCCGCGCAAGCGCTCGGCGGCTTGGTGGGAAGCGCCAGCCCGCTGGCGGCGCTGGCCGCCGTATATCTCATCACCGCTCTCTTCGGCTTGTTCATCTCCAACACGGCCACGGCCGTGCTCATGGCGCCCGTCGCCGTCTCCCTGGCGGCCGAGCTGAACTTGCCGGCCGAGGCGTGCGGCATGGCGGTAGCGTTGGCCAGCTCGGCGGCTTTCCTGACGCCCGTGTCGTCGCCTGTCAACGCGCTGGTGGTGGGCCCCGGGAACTACCGGTTTATGGATTTCGTGCGTATCGGCTTGCCTCTATTTTTGTTGGTCATGGCCCTGAGCCTGGCGCTCATTTGGCTCGTTTATCTGTAA
- the mgsA gene encoding methylglyoxal synthase — MRVALIAHDRKKDELVEFVMRHRDAFARHELVATGTTGALIQERTGLKVHRYLSGPLGGDQQIGSEIALGRIDVVFFLRDPLTAHPHEPDVAALLRLCDVQGVPVATNLATAKWLVKALE; from the coding sequence GTGCGGGTTGCACTCATTGCCCACGACCGCAAGAAGGATGAGCTGGTCGAGTTCGTCATGCGGCACCGGGACGCGTTTGCGCGCCACGAGCTGGTGGCCACGGGGACGACCGGCGCCCTCATCCAGGAGCGGACGGGCCTGAAAGTGCACCGTTATTTGTCGGGCCCGCTGGGAGGCGACCAGCAGATCGGCAGCGAGATTGCCCTGGGCCGCATCGACGTCGTCTTCTTCCTGCGCGATCCACTAACGGCCCATCCCCACGAGCCGGATGTGGCCGCGCTGCTCCGCTTGTGCGACGTGCAGGGCGTGCCGGTGGCCACGAACCTCGCGACCGCCAAGTGGCTGGTCAAAGCGCTGGAATAA